The following are from one region of the Bacteroidota bacterium genome:
- a CDS encoding 2,3-bisphosphoglycerate-independent phosphoglycerate mutase: protein MENNKKVFLMILDGWGEAPAVNSNAIAHSHAPFISECMRKFPHAQLLTHGENVGLPDGQMGNSEVGHMNIGAGRIVYQDLARLNKEVRENTMQHNVALNELFEYSLNQDKPLHLLGLISDGGVHSHINHLLHLVKLASQAGVSRIIIHAITDGRDTDPKSGLTYILNLRDYIKEHALSNVYIGTVCGRYYAMDRDKRWERVQQAYNLFIKGKGVKFENAEEAIRQSYLQGVTDEFIKPCVITQPVPVTISDGDAVMCFNFRTDRCREITYVLTQEAFHEYDMHPLQLHYATMTRYDDTFKNIHVLYEKSDVNLPIGEVLALNNKSQLRIAETEKYPHVTFFFNGGREQTFAGEERIMVPSPKVATYDMQPEMSAREITAKVILFMKEQSPDFVCLNFANPDMVGHTGVYEAVQKAIETVDDCAAQIVKTGLECGYSFIIIADHGNADYMINDDGTPNTAHSTNPVPCIIINKNCKHVNNGQLADVAPTILKLIGIEQPPVMTGKSLV, encoded by the coding sequence ATGGAAAATAATAAGAAAGTGTTTTTAATGATATTGGATGGATGGGGTGAGGCGCCTGCTGTTAACTCCAATGCCATTGCCCATAGCCATGCACCTTTTATAAGCGAGTGTATGAGAAAATTTCCACATGCACAATTGCTTACCCATGGTGAAAATGTGGGCTTGCCCGATGGTCAGATGGGTAACAGCGAAGTAGGCCATATGAATATTGGGGCAGGACGAATAGTCTATCAGGACTTGGCAAGGCTAAACAAGGAAGTGCGTGAAAATACGATGCAGCATAATGTTGCTCTTAATGAGTTATTTGAATACAGCTTAAATCAGGACAAGCCCTTACATTTACTCGGCTTAATAAGTGACGGGGGGGTACATTCGCATATCAATCATTTATTACACCTGGTAAAACTGGCATCGCAAGCTGGTGTGTCGCGGATAATAATTCATGCGATAACCGATGGACGCGATACCGACCCCAAAAGTGGACTAACCTATATACTTAACTTGCGCGATTATATTAAGGAGCATGCTTTAAGTAATGTTTATATAGGTACCGTATGCGGGCGATATTATGCGATGGATAGAGATAAACGCTGGGAGCGGGTACAGCAAGCATATAACCTTTTTATCAAGGGAAAGGGTGTTAAATTTGAAAATGCTGAGGAGGCTATCAGACAAAGTTATTTACAAGGTGTAACGGATGAGTTTATCAAACCTTGTGTGATAACGCAGCCTGTACCGGTAACCATAAGCGATGGCGATGCAGTAATGTGCTTTAATTTTAGAACTGATCGTTGCCGCGAAATAACGTATGTGCTAACACAAGAAGCGTTTCATGAATACGATATGCATCCGCTTCAATTGCATTACGCAACAATGACAAGGTATGATGATACTTTTAAAAACATACACGTGCTTTATGAGAAGAGCGATGTAAATTTGCCAATAGGGGAGGTACTGGCATTAAATAATAAATCGCAGTTACGTATAGCAGAAACCGAAAAGTACCCGCATGTCACCTTTTTCTTTAATGGTGGAAGAGAGCAAACATTTGCAGGCGAGGAGCGCATTATGGTGCCTTCGCCTAAGGTTGCTACCTATGATATGCAACCCGAAATGAGTGCTCGTGAAATAACAGCTAAGGTGATACTATTTATGAAAGAACAAAGCCCCGATTTTGTATGTTTAAATTTTGCAAATCCGGATATGGTTGGACATACTGGCGTATATGAAGCAGTGCAAAAGGCTATAGAAACTGTGGATGATTGTGCTGCACAAATAGTTAAAACAGGTCTCGAATGCGGTTATAGCTTTATTATCATTGCTGATCATGGCAATGCAGATTATATGATTAACGATGATGGAACGCCAAATACAGCGCACTCTACAAACCCGGTACCGTGCATTATTATTAATAAAAACTGTAAGCATGTAAATAATGGGCAGCTTGCCGATGTGGCCCCAACAATTTTAAAATTAATCGGAATTGAGCAGCCTCCGGTAATGACCGGAAAATCATTAGTATAA
- a CDS encoding HAMP domain-containing histidine kinase — protein MKRLQILFIVLTAYIIIQFGWWAYMLKDLNYNLYELRSQLVKHNTETTAQVAELTSLKKQLRAKYWMIAGEGLVFFSLLIYGIIQTYHAFKKEFTLAKQQKNFLLSITHEFKSPLAAVKLNLQTIKKHALSKEQTAAMLESTLSETDRLNELVENALTAAQIDTHSFSIVSDRISLSNLVEHVINSKKISNKHFEVIDLKVQPDIYIDGDEFALTSVILNLVENAIKYSFGEKGIQVLLTQESNMAVLRVADQGIGISDSLKQKVFEKFFRIGNEETRRTKGTGLGLFIVKKIVEFHHGLIRIEDNKPSGTIFVLELPLAKS, from the coding sequence ATGAAGAGGCTGCAAATTTTGTTTATAGTTCTTACAGCATACATAATTATTCAATTTGGATGGTGGGCCTACATGCTCAAAGATCTAAATTATAATTTATATGAGCTCCGTTCGCAATTAGTTAAGCACAATACTGAAACCACAGCGCAAGTAGCAGAACTAACTAGTTTAAAGAAACAACTTCGCGCTAAGTATTGGATGATTGCAGGCGAAGGGCTGGTTTTTTTCTCGCTGTTGATTTATGGAATAATTCAAACCTATCATGCATTTAAAAAGGAGTTCACCTTAGCTAAGCAACAGAAAAATTTTTTACTGAGCATTACACATGAATTTAAATCCCCTTTAGCTGCAGTAAAATTGAATTTGCAAACTATTAAAAAGCATGCGCTTAGCAAAGAGCAAACTGCCGCAATGCTTGAAAGTACCTTGTCTGAAACTGACCGTCTTAATGAGTTGGTTGAAAATGCACTTACTGCTGCACAAATTGATACTCACAGTTTTAGTATTGTTAGCGACCGTATCAGCTTAAGCAACTTGGTTGAACATGTCATCAATTCAAAAAAAATTTCGAACAAGCATTTTGAAGTAATAGACTTAAAAGTACAGCCTGATATTTACATTGATGGTGATGAATTTGCATTAACTTCTGTCATATTAAACTTGGTTGAGAATGCTATAAAATATTCGTTTGGTGAAAAAGGCATACAGGTACTGTTAACACAGGAATCGAATATGGCGGTTTTACGAGTTGCTGATCAGGGCATAGGTATTAGTGACAGCTTAAAGCAAAAGGTGTTTGAAAAATTTTTTCGGATTGGAAATGAGGAAACAAGAAGGACCAAGGGCACCGGGTTAGGCTTATTTATAGTAAAAAAAATAGTCGAATTCCACCATGGACTCATTCGTATTGAAGATAACAAGCCAAGCGGAACTATATTTGTGCTTGAATTGCCTTTAGCAAAATCGTAA
- a CDS encoding cytochrome c oxidase subunit II, whose translation MSLLIIIGTIAAVVAIARLMKVLTLSQELTGEDPSKELKSDIKANAMGMLAFMVVGLFLFFYMIIKYMPLTLPVAASEHGVRTDNLLNINFLIIIAVFIITQIALFWFIYKYRYREGHRAYFYPHNNTVEVIWTVIPTIVLAGLVVTGLNEWVKITSPDNKDGMNIQVYSQQFVFVARYAGKDNELGSSFFRRIEDNNPLGLDLSQKETQDDIIAKDEMHFVVNKPVMLNINSRDVIHSVYLPHFRTQMNAVPGMTTNFYFKPTITTAEMRKITGNSKFDYVLLCNKICGVSHYMMKMKVVVDTQQEFDKWIKTQSSAIPKVEKAEVENNQTKPMAVN comes from the coding sequence ATGAGTCTGTTAATAATTATAGGAACAATAGCTGCAGTAGTAGCTATTGCGCGGTTGATGAAGGTACTTACCTTAAGTCAGGAACTTACAGGAGAAGACCCGAGCAAGGAATTGAAGAGCGATATAAAAGCAAATGCAATGGGAATGCTTGCTTTTATGGTTGTTGGGTTATTCTTGTTTTTTTACATGATAATAAAGTACATGCCTTTAACCCTGCCGGTTGCAGCTTCTGAACATGGTGTTCGTACGGATAATCTATTGAATATTAATTTTCTGATAATTATTGCTGTTTTTATTATCACTCAGATTGCATTGTTTTGGTTCATATACAAGTACCGTTACAGAGAAGGCCATAGAGCTTATTTCTACCCGCATAACAATACGGTCGAAGTGATTTGGACAGTAATACCAACTATTGTACTTGCAGGTTTGGTTGTTACCGGCTTAAATGAATGGGTTAAAATAACAAGCCCGGATAATAAGGACGGAATGAACATACAGGTTTACTCGCAACAATTTGTTTTTGTTGCACGCTATGCTGGTAAGGACAACGAACTTGGTTCCAGTTTCTTTAGAAGGATAGAGGATAATAATCCGTTAGGTTTAGATTTGTCTCAGAAGGAAACTCAAGATGATATTATTGCAAAAGATGAAATGCACTTTGTTGTGAATAAGCCCGTAATGTTGAATATCAATTCGAGGGATGTGATTCACTCCGTTTATCTTCCTCACTTCCGTACACAAATGAATGCTGTCCCGGGTATGACCACCAACTTCTATTTTAAGCCAACCATTACAACTGCCGAGATGCGTAAAATTACAGGCAATAGCAAGTTTGACTATGTTTTACTATGTAATAAAATTTGTGGGGTTTCACATTATATGATGAAAATGAAAGTTGTTGTAGATACGCAGCAAGAATTTGATAAATGGATTAAAACGCAATCTTCTGCTATACCAAAAGTTGAAAAGGCAGAGGTTGAAAATAATCAGACTAAGCCAATGGCAGTTAACTAA
- a CDS encoding quinol:cytochrome C oxidoreductase encodes MTFGIMMLIGLVSIVCTFIFNSHQAWSNLLWANFFFMGIALVMVFFMAVQYVAEVGWSAMIMRVPEAMSQWLYVAMPIMLIIVLAGVFHQHHLWHWMDDSLYEEGGAHYDAIIAGKSGFLNKPFFIIRVLLYSLIWCGFAYYFRKRSLAEEEEGGVSIHKRNITLGAVFLVLFGISTSVMAWDFIMSIDTHWFSTLFGWYTFSGIWVSGLSMMAMIIVFLKRKNLLQDVTEHHLHDVGKFMFAFSVFWTYLWFSQFMLIWYSNLPEEVVYFRTRFEHYRWPVWIAFFLNFVFPFLILMTRDAKRKMNTLLIGGTIILCGHLLDNWNMITPGAMSSFGHHWQFSFMEVGTVIGFLGGFLYVTFNSLAKAKLVREKHPMMIESAQHSI; translated from the coding sequence ATGACATTCGGCATTATGATGCTGATAGGGTTGGTTTCTATCGTTTGCACTTTTATTTTTAATTCCCACCAGGCATGGAGTAATTTGCTTTGGGCAAATTTCTTCTTTATGGGGATAGCTTTAGTAATGGTGTTTTTTATGGCCGTGCAGTACGTAGCCGAGGTGGGTTGGAGTGCAATGATTATGCGGGTTCCCGAAGCAATGAGCCAATGGCTTTATGTTGCCATGCCAATCATGCTGATTATTGTTCTTGCCGGTGTGTTTCATCAACATCATTTGTGGCACTGGATGGATGATTCCTTATATGAAGAAGGTGGCGCTCACTACGATGCTATTATTGCCGGGAAAAGCGGATTTTTAAACAAGCCTTTTTTCATTATTCGTGTACTTTTGTACAGTTTAATCTGGTGTGGATTTGCTTATTATTTTCGTAAGCGTTCTCTTGCCGAAGAAGAAGAAGGTGGTGTTTCCATTCATAAAAGGAATATTACATTGGGTGCTGTTTTTTTGGTATTGTTTGGCATAAGCACAAGTGTAATGGCTTGGGATTTTATTATGTCAATAGATACACATTGGTTTAGTACATTGTTCGGTTGGTATACCTTTTCAGGAATTTGGGTTAGTGGACTATCAATGATGGCCATGATTATTGTTTTCTTAAAGAGAAAAAATTTATTACAGGATGTAACAGAGCATCACTTGCATGATGTAGGTAAATTTATGTTTGCATTTTCAGTATTTTGGACGTATTTATGGTTTTCTCAGTTTATGTTAATATGGTATTCAAACTTACCTGAAGAGGTAGTTTATTTCCGTACACGTTTTGAGCATTATCGTTGGCCGGTATGGATTGCGTTTTTCCTCAACTTCGTTTTTCCGTTTTTGATTTTAATGACCCGCGATGCGAAGCGTAAAATGAATACCTTGTTGATAGGTGGAACAATAATATTGTGTGGACATTTATTGGATAACTGGAATATGATAACCCCGGGTGCTATGTCATCTTTCGGGCATCATTGGCAATTCTCTTTTATGGAAGTGGGAACTGTAATAGGATTCCTTGGAGGTTTCCTTTACGTTACATTTAATTCATTGGCAAAGGCAAAATTAGTTCGCGAAAAACACCCAATGATGATAGAGAGTGCGCAACACAGTATTTAA
- a CDS encoding c-type cytochrome encodes MTFKYKTSVAVCLLAISALTSCRDAKKYPGYEYFPDMYRGPAYETYAPSNLSADSLSARKPAEGSIPRGFMAFNYTADNAGYEKAGVEATNPLASDKRNMEEGKRLYAIYCTNCHGTEGNGDGNLVADGKFPGAPPSYATGTSSRGGAMRDLSDGKIYHTITHGLNLMGPHGGQLLPDQRWQIVMYVRELQKAGQPATAPADSATVTATTN; translated from the coding sequence ATGACATTTAAATATAAAACATCAGTAGCAGTTTGTTTGTTGGCCATTAGCGCCCTCACATCTTGTCGCGATGCAAAAAAATATCCGGGCTACGAATACTTTCCTGACATGTATCGCGGCCCTGCTTACGAGACGTATGCACCTAGCAATTTATCGGCCGATAGTTTATCGGCACGTAAACCTGCCGAAGGTTCTATACCTCGCGGTTTTATGGCTTTTAATTATACCGCAGATAATGCTGGTTATGAAAAGGCCGGAGTTGAAGCTACGAATCCGCTAGCATCTGACAAGCGTAATATGGAAGAGGGAAAACGACTCTATGCAATTTATTGTACCAATTGCCATGGTACCGAAGGTAATGGTGATGGTAATTTGGTTGCAGATGGTAAGTTTCCAGGTGCACCACCATCCTACGCAACAGGCACGTCATCGCGAGGTGGCGCCATGCGCGATTTATCGGATGGTAAAATCTATCATACCATAACACACGGATTGAACTTAATGGGTCCACATGGTGGGCAACTGTTGCCCGACCAACGTTGGCAAATTGTTATGTACGTGCGCGAGTTACAAAAGGCCGGGCAGCCGGCAACCGCACCAGCCGACTCTGCAACAGTTACTGCTACTACTAATTAA
- a CDS encoding DUF3341 domain-containing protein, whose protein sequence is MSNAPIFGIFNDEHKVLHAVEHLRHHQVNVTDVVSPYPIHGMDQALGLKRTRISVCAFMFGITGTSLALLMIWYMNIVDWPMDIGGKPNYAFFKNMPAFIPVTFESTVLCAAHGMVITFLLRCKILPGVEPEVVHPRVTDDHFVMCIEPGGKDDIEKIKKMVMAEGALEIR, encoded by the coding sequence ATGAGTAATGCACCCATTTTTGGAATTTTTAATGATGAACACAAAGTCTTACATGCCGTGGAGCACTTGCGTCATCATCAAGTTAATGTTACCGATGTGGTTTCACCTTATCCTATTCATGGAATGGATCAGGCCTTAGGCTTAAAACGTACCCGTATATCCGTATGTGCATTCATGTTCGGTATTACAGGTACCAGTCTTGCATTGTTAATGATATGGTATATGAATATTGTTGATTGGCCAATGGATATTGGAGGAAAACCTAATTATGCGTTTTTTAAAAATATGCCTGCCTTTATTCCGGTGACATTTGAATCTACGGTTTTATGTGCTGCACACGGAATGGTTATTACCTTTTTATTACGCTGTAAAATATTGCCAGGTGTTGAACCAGAAGTGGTTCACCCGCGCGTAACCGATGATCATTTTGTAATGTGCATTGAACCAGGCGGCAAAGACGACATTGAGAAAATAAAGAAAATGGTTATGGCAGAAGGTGCCTTAGAAATCAGATAG
- the nrfD gene encoding polysulfide reductase NrfD — protein MHVTESPLRPALITGDKTMHQITEDICRPIEGKANKYWWVAFTVASAALLWWVICLSYTFATGIGVWGLNKTVGWAWDITNFVWWVGIGHAGTLISAILLLFRQKWRLSINRSAEAMTIFAVICAASFILGHMGRPYLMYWPFPFANQFGSLWPNFNSPLVWDVFAISTYFTVSLVFWYSGLLPDFAAVRDRAKTKSMKFWYTILSFGWTGKAKNWQRFEEMSLVLAGLSTPLVLSVHSVVSMDFATSVIPGWHTTIFPPYFVAGAIFSGFAMVQTLLIIVRKVLNMQDYITIYHIDMMNRIIVLTGSIVGIAYITEFFIAWYSGVEYEQYCFLNRATGPYWWAYWMMMSCNVISPQLFWSSRLRRNITFTFFMSIVVNVGMWFERFVIIVTSLHRDYVPSSWLYYRNTWVEMGIFIGSMGLFFVPFLLFTRFFPVIAMSELKTIFHTSTSQVKKGAAHHE, from the coding sequence ATGCACGTTACAGAATCGCCCTTGAGGCCCGCGCTGATTACAGGTGACAAGACCATGCACCAAATCACCGAAGATATTTGCAGACCGATAGAAGGTAAGGCAAACAAATACTGGTGGGTAGCTTTTACCGTTGCCAGTGCCGCATTGTTATGGTGGGTAATTTGTTTGTCTTACACGTTCGCTACCGGTATTGGTGTTTGGGGATTAAATAAAACAGTGGGTTGGGCTTGGGATATTACCAACTTCGTATGGTGGGTAGGTATTGGCCACGCTGGCACATTGATTTCGGCTATCTTATTACTGTTTCGTCAGAAGTGGAGGCTGAGTATAAATCGCAGTGCCGAAGCCATGACCATTTTTGCCGTAATCTGTGCAGCATCTTTTATTCTTGGCCACATGGGGAGACCCTATTTAATGTATTGGCCGTTCCCGTTTGCAAATCAATTTGGTTCGCTATGGCCAAACTTTAACTCTCCACTTGTTTGGGATGTATTTGCAATTTCTACCTATTTCACGGTTTCTCTCGTATTTTGGTACTCAGGACTTCTGCCTGACTTTGCAGCTGTGCGCGACCGCGCCAAAACTAAATCAATGAAGTTCTGGTACACGATTCTTTCTTTTGGTTGGACAGGAAAAGCAAAAAATTGGCAGCGTTTCGAAGAGATGTCTTTAGTACTTGCCGGATTATCAACTCCACTTGTATTATCTGTACACTCGGTGGTATCTATGGACTTTGCAACTTCGGTTATACCTGGATGGCACACCACCATATTTCCTCCTTATTTCGTAGCTGGGGCCATCTTCTCTGGTTTCGCTATGGTACAAACCTTACTAATCATTGTTCGTAAGGTGCTTAATATGCAGGACTATATTACCATCTATCATATCGATATGATGAACCGCATCATCGTTCTTACTGGATCCATTGTTGGTATAGCCTATATTACCGAGTTCTTTATTGCCTGGTATTCAGGCGTAGAATACGAGCAATATTGTTTCCTCAATCGCGCTACCGGGCCATATTGGTGGGCTTATTGGATGATGATGAGTTGTAATGTAATCTCTCCTCAATTATTCTGGAGTTCACGTCTTCGCAGAAACATAACGTTTACTTTCTTTATGAGTATCGTTGTAAATGTAGGAATGTGGTTTGAGCGATTTGTAATTATTGTTACTTCATTGCACCGTGACTATGTGCCTTCAAGCTGGTTATATTATCGTAATACATGGGTTGAGATGGGAATCTTTATTGGATCAATGGGTTTGTTCTTTGTTCCTTTCCTTTTGTTCACACGTTTCTTCCCTGTAATTGCTATGAGCGAGTTAAAAACAATTTTCCATACATCAACATCACAAGTAAAGAAAGGAGCAGCACATCATGAGTAA
- a CDS encoding TAT-variant-translocated molybdopterin oxidoreductase, producing the protein MTKVYWKGLEELNRDPEFLKHQNNEFIEHLPVTKAVENKAKEESATSRRDFLKFLGFGLGAATLAACEAPMRKTIPYLVKPEEITPGVPNWYSSSYYDGHEYASIMVKTREGRPIKIEGNDLSPISAGKASARIQGSVLSLYDDSRARRPFTNGEPTTWSAVDTDIKNKLADIATRGGQIRVLSSSIASPSTLKAIGEFATKYPTTKHVQYDAISHYGIIAANLQSFGKAGIPAYRFENADVIVGIGCDFLGTWLAPVEHARGYASNRKINKSKKSMSRHFQFESYLSLTGSNADVRVRVKPSELGSTTIALYNKLVAKAGGSAVSGGKTAAEAKIESAANELWNARGKALVVSGSNDSSEQVIVNAINTLLNSYGSTIDSGRMCNYKQGNDTDFAALVSEMSAGSIAAVIIYNCNPAYSAPDGAAFAEAVKKVSLSISFNDRMDETSKACKYLCPDSHFLESWNDLEPYTNTFSFVQPAISKLYDTRQAQESLLTWAGSAVTNFHDYMQAQWSQNFAASAFGSWNKAIQDGVVTYDAVAPLFGTFAGDVNAAAGKISSEKSAGDVELVLYEKAGTGNGSHANNPWLQEFPDPISKVCWDNYVCVGPKMADAKKLNQGNIVEIKVGNKSEKLPVFIQPGMADNTVAIALGYGRTAVGAAGDGIGKNVYPFVAISNGSMKYYASGTMTKTTDDDYTLAATQTHHTMMGREIVKESTLAEWKKDAKAGNADLTVATPEGKQRPKDIDLWATEKDFEHPKNIHHWQMGIDLNSCIGCGACVVACQAENNVAVVGKTEINNAREMHWIRIDRYYSSDMTKARAKKEDIGKIDMYGQLEVPTADDPHVMFQPVMCQHCNHAPCETVCPVAATTHSTDGLNMMAYNRCIGTRYCANNCPYKVRRFNWFNYSENPAYPFNQTSETGRMVLNPDVTVRSKGVMEKCTMCIQRIQDGKLTAKKESRRPQDGEIKTACQQTCPTDAIVFGDAKDEKSKVNAMFKEERSYWLLEEINVQPSVFYQTKIWNRDESHHA; encoded by the coding sequence ATGACCAAAGTATATTGGAAAGGACTGGAAGAGCTAAATCGTGATCCGGAGTTTTTAAAACACCAGAATAACGAATTTATTGAACATCTGCCGGTTACCAAGGCTGTAGAAAACAAAGCGAAGGAAGAAAGCGCTACTTCGCGAAGAGATTTTCTAAAGTTTTTAGGTTTTGGATTAGGAGCAGCAACCCTTGCTGCGTGCGAGGCACCCATGCGCAAGACAATTCCATATTTGGTAAAGCCAGAAGAGATTACTCCTGGTGTACCTAATTGGTATTCAAGTTCATATTATGATGGTCATGAGTACGCAAGCATTATGGTTAAAACCCGTGAAGGTCGCCCTATTAAAATCGAAGGTAACGACTTGTCACCAATATCAGCAGGTAAAGCCAGCGCAAGGATTCAGGGCTCTGTATTGAGCTTGTATGATGATAGCCGTGCACGCAGGCCTTTTACAAATGGAGAGCCTACAACATGGAGCGCAGTTGATACTGATATTAAAAATAAATTAGCAGATATTGCTACACGCGGTGGTCAGATACGCGTATTATCGTCATCTATTGCAAGTCCATCAACATTAAAAGCAATTGGTGAGTTTGCCACTAAATATCCAACAACTAAGCATGTGCAATACGATGCTATTTCACATTATGGTATAATTGCCGCCAATCTTCAATCGTTTGGCAAAGCAGGTATACCTGCTTACCGTTTTGAAAATGCAGATGTTATTGTCGGCATTGGTTGCGACTTTTTGGGTACCTGGTTGGCTCCGGTAGAGCATGCTCGTGGATATGCCAGCAACCGCAAAATAAATAAATCTAAAAAGAGCATGTCGCGCCACTTCCAGTTCGAAAGCTATTTGTCGTTAACAGGAAGCAATGCTGATGTGCGTGTGCGTGTTAAGCCAAGTGAACTTGGCTCAACTACCATTGCTTTATATAACAAACTAGTAGCAAAGGCCGGTGGCTCAGCAGTTAGCGGAGGCAAGACAGCCGCTGAAGCAAAAATTGAAAGTGCTGCCAATGAATTATGGAATGCCCGTGGAAAAGCACTTGTAGTTAGTGGCAGCAATGATAGCAGTGAGCAGGTTATTGTAAATGCAATAAATACCTTATTAAATTCATACGGAAGCACTATCGATAGTGGCCGCATGTGCAATTATAAACAAGGCAACGATACCGATTTTGCAGCATTAGTAAGCGAAATGAGTGCAGGAAGTATTGCTGCTGTTATTATTTATAACTGCAACCCGGCTTATTCCGCTCCCGATGGAGCAGCATTTGCTGAGGCAGTAAAAAAAGTGAGCCTAAGTATTTCGTTTAACGACCGCATGGACGAAACCTCTAAAGCATGTAAATACCTTTGCCCCGACAGTCATTTTCTTGAGTCGTGGAACGATTTAGAGCCGTATACAAACACATTCAGTTTTGTGCAACCTGCTATAAGTAAGTTGTACGATACGCGTCAGGCACAGGAAAGCTTGCTTACCTGGGCTGGTAGTGCAGTTACTAATTTTCATGATTATATGCAGGCTCAATGGAGTCAGAATTTTGCAGCTTCAGCTTTTGGAAGCTGGAATAAGGCAATTCAGGATGGTGTTGTTACCTATGATGCTGTAGCTCCATTGTTTGGAACCTTTGCAGGCGATGTAAATGCGGCTGCGGGCAAAATCAGTAGTGAAAAATCAGCAGGTGATGTTGAATTAGTATTATATGAAAAAGCCGGAACTGGAAATGGTTCGCATGCTAATAATCCTTGGTTACAAGAATTTCCCGACCCTATAAGCAAAGTATGTTGGGATAATTACGTTTGTGTTGGTCCTAAGATGGCCGATGCCAAAAAATTGAATCAGGGCAACATAGTAGAAATAAAAGTTGGTAATAAGTCAGAAAAGCTTCCTGTATTTATCCAGCCGGGAATGGCTGATAATACAGTTGCAATTGCCTTAGGCTACGGGCGCACCGCAGTTGGTGCTGCTGGCGATGGGATAGGTAAAAACGTATATCCATTTGTCGCTATCAGTAATGGCAGTATGAAATATTATGCATCTGGTACCATGACCAAAACAACCGATGATGATTATACCTTGGCTGCTACCCAAACGCATCATACCATGATGGGCCGAGAGATAGTGAAGGAGTCAACTTTGGCAGAATGGAAAAAAGATGCTAAAGCCGGAAACGCAGACCTTACCGTAGCAACACCAGAAGGTAAACAAAGACCAAAAGATATTGACTTGTGGGCTACCGAGAAGGATTTTGAACATCCAAAAAATATACATCACTGGCAAATGGGTATAGACCTAAACTCTTGTATAGGTTGTGGAGCCTGTGTGGTAGCTTGTCAGGCAGAAAATAATGTAGCTGTAGTTGGAAAAACTGAAATCAATAATGCTCGAGAGATGCATTGGATTCGCATCGACCGGTATTATTCTTCTGATATGACCAAAGCCAGAGCCAAAAAAGAAGATATTGGCAAAATAGACATGTATGGTCAATTGGAAGTACCTACAGCCGATGATCCCCATGTAATGTTTCAGCCTGTGATGTGCCAGCATTGTAACCATGCACCTTGCGAAACGGTTTGCCCTGTAGCTGCCACCACACACAGTACCGATGGCTTAAATATGATGGCTTATAATCGTTGTATCGGCACCCGTTATTGTGCTAATAACTGCCCATATAAAGTACGAAGATTTAATTGGTTTAATTATAGTGAAAATCCGGCTTATCCATTTAACCAAACTAGCGAAACAGGCCGAATGGTTCTTAATCCTGATGTTACCGTGCGAAGCAAAGGAGTAATGGAAAAATGCACTATGTGTATTCAGCGTATTCAGGACGGAAAACTTACAGCTAAAAAGGAGAGCCGCAGGCCTCAGGATGGAGAAATAAAAACCGCTTGCCAACAAACCTGCCCAACTGATGCAATTGTTTTTGGTGATGCCAAGGATGAAAAAAGTAAAGTAAACGCCATGTTTAAAGAAGAGCGCAGCTATTGGCTACTTGAAGAAATAAATGTGCAACCATCCGTATTCTACCAAACTAAAATTTGGAATCGCGATGAGTCGCATCACGCATAA